One Gordonia pseudamarae genomic window, GCCCCGAACCACGTCGAGAGGTGCCGTAGACGCGCCAACCGGCGTCACGAAGTGCGGTGGCGACGCCCAGGCCGACACCGCGACTTGCTCCGGTGACTAGTGCGACGCGATCAGGGGCAGGCGAAGTGGTTGACATCGGACCACTCTAAGCACACCTCGTGCACTCGCGGGAGAACGGTGTGCCCATACTGATCGCCCGTCCCTCACACGATCGATCACCATCGCCGATCAGTACACCTGATACATAGACAACGTCGACGGCGCCGGCATCCCCGACTGGCCGATCGACCCTTCTGCGTTCGACCCTTCTGCGTTCGACCCTTCTGCGTTCGACCCTTCTGCCCGGTGGCACGATAGAGGTCATGAGCCGCCTGGATTATGACGAACTGAACTCGACGATCCGCTACCTGATGTTTTCGGTGTTCAAGGTGCGTGCCGGGGAACTTCCCGAGGACCGCGCCAAGGTCAAGGAGGACGCCACCGCGTTCTTCACCTCCCTCGAGGACGAGGGCATCGTGGTGCGCGGGGTGTACGACGTCGCCGGACTGCGTGCCGACGCGGATTTCATGATCTGGTGGCACGCACCCGGCATCGAGGCACTTCAGGGGGCCTACTCCCGGTTCCGTCGCGAGGTGCAGCTCGGCAAGGTGTCCGACGCCGTGTGGAGCAACGCGGCCGTGCACCGGCCCGCCGAGTTCAACCGCGCCCACATCCCGGCGTTCCTGGCCGGTGAGGCGCCCGGCAACTACATCTGCGTGTACCCGTTCGTCAGGTCGTACGAGTGGTATCTGCTGCCCGACGAGGACCGTCGCAAGATGCTCAAGGACCACGGGATGGCCGCGCACAGCTACGCCGACGTCCGCGCCAACACGGTGCCCGCGTTCGCCCTCGGCGACTACGAGTGGCTGCTCGCGTTCGAGGCGCCCGAGATGATCCGCATCGTCGATCTGATGCGCGATCTGCGGGCCACCGAGGCGCGCATGCACGTGCGTGAGGAGACCCCGTTCTTCTCCGGTCCGCGTGTGGAGGTCGAGGCGCTCATCGACTCGCTGCCGTGACACCGAACCCGGTCGTGGCCGTACCCGTGCGGGACGGCCACGACCGGGCCCGGACCGTCAGCTCTGTTCGAGCCGCAGGCTGATCGAGTTGATGCAGTACCGCAGGTCGGTGGGGGTGGGGTAGCCCTCGCCGGAGAACACATGCCCCAGATGTGAGCCGCAGTTCGCGCACAGCACCTCCACCCGGCGCATCCCCAGCGAATCGTCGGCGCGTTCGATGATCGAGTCGCCGGCGAGCGGGGAGAAGAACGACGGCCAGCCGCAATGCGACTCGAACTTCTGCTCACTGCGGAACAGTTCGGCGTCGCACGCCCGGCACCGATACACCCCGACCGTGGTGGTGTCGGTGTATTCCCCGGTGAACGGTGCCTCGGTACCGGCTCGGCGCAGTACCCGGAACTCGGCCGGGGTCAGGCGTGCCTTCCACTCGTCGTCGGAGAGTTCGGTGAAGTCGGTCATCCGTTCACGGTAGTCACCGGGGTGGGATCGTCGCCACCCACGGCGTCGGCGTCCTCCGCAGCACGGTGGCGTCGCGGCCATTCCTCCAGCAGCGGACCGGCCGCGCCGGCCTTGCGCAGATCGAGGTAGCGGAACAGCAGGCTACAGAACACGGCGACCATGATCAGCGACCAGCCCATGGTCACCTTGTTGTACTCCATCATCCGGCCGAACGCCTCCCACCGGTCGGAGTAGAAGCTGTCGAAGGCGAACGCGCCGTACACGCCGAGCCAGGCGGGCCAGTTGCGCATCGGCGAGCCGGGCAGCAGCACCGAGGCCAGCAGTGGGAACAGCAGCATCGAGTAGTAGCCCTGACCGAGTGAGCCGACGAGGAATTCGGTGGTCAGCAGCACACCCGACGACACGGTCAGCCACAGCAGCTCGTCGGTCCTGCGGTAGTACCGGTAGAGGAACCACAGCGAGAACACGGCCATCAGGGCGAACGCCGCCCGCAGCAGCAGCACCAGCCAGTCCGCGACACCGAAGTAGGCGCCGTTGCCGGCGATGGAACTGTTGTAGTAGTCGCGGACCTCACTCAGGTACGGCAGGGTGCGGTGCACGAAGTCGGCCGAATCGACGCCCATCGGCCAGGCGATCACCAGCAGCGCCAACGGCACCACCGCGGCCGGGATGATCGCCTTCCACTGCCGGTTCAGCAGCGCGAGCAGCAGCAGGGGCGCCAACACCGGCTTCACGGCGATCGTCAGACCGATGAACACCCCCGCCCACCAGTCGTGGCGGCCGCGCAGCATTAACAGGAAGCCGAGCAGGCCGAGCAGCACGAATCCGTTGAAGTTGGTGAACACCAGAGTGTTGGTGACGGTTTCGGTGCTGAAGAAGAAGAGCAGGACCGCGGGCATCTGCCAGCCGCCGATCCCGTAGCCGAACAGGCGCACCAACAGATACGCCGACAGCACCAACACGATGGTGCTCAGCGCGATGAACACCCATCGGGCATCCTCGTAGTCGAGTGTGGCCAGCGGGGCCATCACCAGCGTTCCCGACGGCGGATACAGATAGTGCGGATCCACGGTGTCGTAGTTCTCGGCGTATACCGGGAAGTCATTCAGGAAACGCCATGCCGCGAGGTAGACGGGCCGGAAGTCATTGGTTCGAGCGCCGTCGACACCGAGTATCACCGATCGGTGCAGCACCATCATGATCGATATCGGCCACAGGATCATCGGTATCACCCGTTGCGCGGAACTCCGCGGAAACAGGATGCGATCTACTACTGCCACCCGCGAACCGTACTACGGGCGGCCGTCCCGATCGGTGAGCGACCCGGACCGTCAGGTGGGACAGTCCCGCTCAGTGGGGCCCGAGAGCGGTGTGGTACCGAGATAGTCCGTGACCAAGGCCGCCGCGCAGGTGCTGTTGGCCAGTGTCGAGTAGCCCAGTCCGTCCCAACGCACCGCGAACGGGGTGACCCCGGCCCGCAGCAGGGTGGCGTTGAGTTCGCGCGCGCCCTGACCGCCGTTGACCGGATCGTCCGTGGTGTTGAGCACCACCGGCACCACCGGCAGATCCGACGGCGGGTTGGAGGTTGGTGCCGTTCCCCAACCCGAGCAGCGCAGCAGCGACATCGCCGTGTCGGTGCCGGTCAGCGGATACTGGTCGGCCCAGCGTGTGATCAGCGCGGGCACCTCGTTCTGTCCGACCGTGCCGGTGGCATCGTTGCACCGCGCCAGCAGCTGTCCGTCCGATAAGCGCAGGGTGGCGCCCCGTTCGGCGGCCGCGGCCAGGGTGTCGACGTCGCCGTTCGCGGCGTCGGCAACCATCGTGGCCACCTGCCGGGTCGTCGCCGACGACGATGGCGAGGTGGCCAGCGCGGTGGTGATCGCCGAGAGCGCCTGGGCCTCGGACAGGGAACCGAGCCGTCCGGCGCGTGCGTCGGCGAGAACCCGGGCCAGGGTGCCGGCGGGATCGCCGCCCATCGGGCAACTATCGGCGGCGGCGCAGCGCTGGGCGAACGTCTGCAGCGCGGATTGGACACCGCCCGCGGTCAGCCGCGCCCGATCCTTGGCCGGTTTGCCGAACGCCGTCGGCGTGTCGAGGATGATGCGTCCGGCGCGGCCACCGAAGTCCGCGGTGTACGCGAGCACCACATCGGCACCCTCGCCGATGCCGAGCAACGCCAGCCGGTCCACCTTCCACGCCCGGCGCAGCGTGTCGATGTCGGCGGCCGCGTTCGCGATCGAGTAGCTGAGCTGAGTCGGGTCCAGCGCTTCGGTACAGCCGTCCGAAGCCGACGCCGCGGCGGTGGTCAACGTCTCGATCCGGGCCGCGGTGTCGCGGGCACGGCCGACCTGGCCGTTGGTGAAGATCGCGGTGCGTTCGTCCCGGGTCAGGCAGTCCACGGCACTGCTGTCGGCCAGACCACGCCGGTCGACGGCCACCACGGGATTGGTGTCGAGCAGGGAACGGCCGGGGCCGGTGGCCAGGAGCAGCGCGCCGAGCGTCGACGGGAAGTCGCTGCCGGTGGTCAGGACCACCGGCACCGCCTGTGTCGGCGTCGAGGCCGAACGCACCCGCGTCAGTGACACGGTCAAGGTGCCCGCATCCTGGTCGGCGGGGTCGATCGGGGAGTCCAGGACTGCGCATTCGATCCGTGTGCCCGTGGCCGGCCGGACACCGTAGGTTCTGACGGCGGAGTCGGCGCAGTCGGTCCACGACAGCTCGCTCGCGGGCGCGGTGAGGGCGGGCAACGACGCCGTTGCCGACTCCGAAGTGCTCGCCGGGCCCGAACCGCCGTCGTCGCCGGTGACCAGATCGGGACCGGGGTCGGGGCCGGTGGCACAGCCGGCGAGTGTGAGGGCGGCGGCCAGCGAAGCCGCGGCCAGGCGCAGGGCACCGCGTGGCGGACTGAACCGAGGCATGTTCGCGAGCCTACGGCATACCGATCGGTCGCCCGGATACCGCAGCGGACCCGGACGGCTGTGTGCGGCGGGTCAGCGGGCGGGTTCGCGGACCCATCGGGTGAACACGAATCCGTCGTCGTCGGCCACGACCGTCACCGGTCGCATCGACCGCTGCGAGGCGAGCGCCGGGCCGTTCGCGATGCGGCCCGCACCACCGGCCACCAGCATCGGACTGGTGGTGTGACACAGCTCGTCCACCACACCGGCGGCCAGCGCACTGCCGAACAGGCTGGGCCCGCCCTCGCACAGCACCCGGCCCCAGCCGCGCTCACCACACTCCCGGATCAGCAGCTCGGGATCGACGGTGTCCTCGCCGCAGGACACGACGGTCGCGCCCGCATCGGTCAGCGCCCGCCTGCGGTCGGCGGGGGCCGCCTCGCACGTGAAGATCACCGTGTCGGGGTGGGCAAGCGGGGAGTAGTCGGTGGGGATGCCCAGCGACCGGGACACCAGCGCGAGCGTCGGGGCCGGTGCCTGCCCGTCCCTCCGCCGGGCCGCCACGAACACGTCGTCGGGCTGCGGCTGCCGGTAGCCTTCGGTCAGCGCGGTGCGGGCGCCCACCACGACCACGTCGGCCAGCGCACGCAACACCCGGAAGACGGCCCGGTCACCCGGTCCGGCGAGATCGCCGGATTTTCCGTTGCGGGTGACGGCTCCGTCGATCGAACTGACGAAGTTCACCCGGAACCACGGTGTACCCGTACCGGGCGGCGATGACGACGTCGGTGGATACGGATAGAGATCGGCCAGTGCGCGGAGCGTGGCCGGGTCATCGACACTTCCGGATGTGATGTGGGTCGCTTTCAGCTCGGAGAACATGAGTCCATCATGGACCGGACCGCTACGCTCCACGTATGGTGGCACGACTCTGCGACAGAAACCCCTCGATCTCCCCGGACGCGTTGGTCGACGACATGGTGCCACCCTCGACGTTCGATCACGTGAGTTTCGACTCGTACATTCCCGACCCCAACGAGCCCAGCCAGGCGCAGGCGGTGGCCAAGGCCCGTGACTTCGTGGCCCGCGCGAGCAAGGTCCGGGGAAAGAAAAAGGGCTTCTTCTCCCGGAACAAAGAACCCCAGCACGGCGTCGGCCTGTACCTCGACGGTGGTTTCGGTGTCGGCAAGACGCACCTGTTGGCGTCGATCTACCATTCGATGCCCGCCCCGAAGTCGTTCGCCACCTTCGTCGAGGTCACCCACGTGGTCGGTGCGCTCGGCTTCACCAACGCGGTCGACCGGCTGTCCGAACACACCGTGCTCTGCATCGACGAGTTCGAGCTCGACGATCCCGGTGACACGATGCTGGTCTCGCGGCTGCTGACCGAGCTGTCCGCGCGCGGGGTGTCGATCGTGGCCACCTCCAACACGCTGCCCGGCCAGCTCGGCGAGGGCCGGTTCGCCGCACAGGACTTCCTGCGCGAGATCCGCAAGCTGTCGGGGATCTTCGAGACGATCCGTGTCGACGGTCCCGACTACCGGCACCGCGACCTGCCGCCGGCACCCGAACCCAGGACCGAGGCCGAACTGGTCTCCGTCGCCGAGGCCACCCCGGGCGCCACCCTCGACAGCTTCGACGACCTGTGCAAGCATCTGGCGACGTTGCACCCGTCCAAGTACAAGGCACTGGTCGACGGAGTGTCGCTGGTGTGCATCGACGGGGTGCATCCGGCGCCCGATCAGACGGTCGCGCTGCGGATCGTGGTGCTCGCCGACCGCCTGTACGACGCCGACATCCCGGTCACGGTCGCCGGTAGCAAACTCGACGAAATCTTCACCGACGAGATGATCAACGGTGGCTACCGCAAGAAGTACCTGCGCGCCACCTCGCGACTGCTCGCCCTGTCCCGATTCGCCGAATCCAAGGTGTGACAGTCGGATTCAGCACTGTGCATCGGTCCATTCGAACGGAGATGTCATAGCCGGGCGGGAGGCGATCTGCCGGGCCGCGTCGGCGATCACGGCCGATCCATCCGTCGAGCAGTCGGTGCCGCACGCGGTTGCACCGGAGTTCCCCATGTTGTCGTGCCAGGAGTCTGTCGTGCCAGGAGTCTGTCGTGCCAGGAGTCTGCGGACCCGCACGCGTTCAGCGCCAGGACGACCGCGATGCCCGGCGGCATCGCGATATCGAGAATGCGGGCGGCGCCGGGGGACGTGATCGGGTGTCGTTCGGTGATGGGACGACGGCCGCGGTCGGCCGGTTGATCAGAAGGTCAGATGACGGCTCAGGACGTAGTCGTGCTCGACGTTCCCGTTCAGGTCGAAGGTCTTCTCCCCGACACGGGTGAAACCCGACTTGGCGTAGAACCGCTGGGCTCGATGGTTGTGCTGGTTCACACCGAGCCACGCGACGACACTGCCGCGGTCCCGGGAGGCCGCGAGGGCGGCGGTCATCAGGGCGGCGGCCACCGCGGAGCCGTGGTGGCCGGGCAGCACGTACAGCTTCGATATCTCCGACGCGGGCCTGTCGGTGACCACGGCCACCACATCGGGATTCGACGGTGCGGTGTGGTGGACCAGGCTGTAGCCGACCACCTCACCGTCCTCGCGGGCCACGAGCACATCGGAGTCGGGGTTCTCGATGTGCCGCACGAAGCTCGCCGGAGCGAAGTTGTTCGCGATGAACGCCGCGATGTCCTCGTCGGTGCAGTGTGGGGGACAGGCCAGCGGAAAGGTGATGGCCGCGACGCGGGCGACCGCCTCGGCCATGCGGTCATCGGTGAGGAGCTCGATGACCGGCCCAGAGGTGTTCGGCCGAGAGGTGTTCGGCCCAGAGGTGTTCGGCCCAGAGGTGTTCGGCCCAGGGGTGTTCGGTCGGGCTGCTTCCGACGGTTCGGTGTTCATCTCTCCGATGGTCCCTTCCATCCCGAGGCTCGTGACAGGGCAGGGTGCATACAAGGCAGGCCCGGCGAATGCCGGGCCTGCCTTGTATGCATTGGTGGTGCGCAATACTGGGATTGAACCAGTGACCTCTTCCGTGTCAGGGAAGCGCTCTCCCACTGAGCTAATCGCGCGGGTATGACCGTTATAAACAGTTGTACGAAGGCGAACAGTGATGATGAACGGACGGTGGAGGTGGCGACGGGAATCGAACCCGTGTGGACGGTTTTGCAGACCGTTGCCTCACCATTCGGCCACACCACCATAGGCTGGCAAAACGAGCGGATGACGGGATTCGAACCCGCGACCCTCACCTTGGCAAGGTGATGCGCTACCAGCTGCGCTACATCCGCATGTTAACCGGAACACGCCCGTCGCCGGGCGGTTACGATCACCGTGCGCGATACTGGGATTGAACCAGTGACCTCTTCCGTGTCAGGGAAGCGCTCTCCCACTGAGCTAATCGCGCGGGAACCTCATTTGTGGTGGAGGTGGCGACGGGAATCGAACCCGTGTGCACGGCTTTGCAGGCCGTTGCCTAACCACTCGGCCACACCACCATTGCGAGCAGAACTCGCTCCGAGCGGATG contains:
- the hemQ gene encoding hydrogen peroxide-dependent heme synthase; protein product: MSRLDYDELNSTIRYLMFSVFKVRAGELPEDRAKVKEDATAFFTSLEDEGIVVRGVYDVAGLRADADFMIWWHAPGIEALQGAYSRFRREVQLGKVSDAVWSNAAVHRPAEFNRAHIPAFLAGEAPGNYICVYPFVRSYEWYLLPDEDRRKMLKDHGMAAHSYADVRANTVPAFALGDYEWLLAFEAPEMIRIVDLMRDLRATEARMHVREETPFFSGPRVEVEALIDSLP
- the msrB gene encoding peptide-methionine (R)-S-oxide reductase MsrB, which gives rise to MTDFTELSDDEWKARLTPAEFRVLRRAGTEAPFTGEYTDTTTVGVYRCRACDAELFRSEQKFESHCGWPSFFSPLAGDSIIERADDSLGMRRVEVLCANCGSHLGHVFSGEGYPTPTDLRYCINSISLRLEQS
- a CDS encoding glycosyltransferase family 87 protein, with translation MAVVDRILFPRSSAQRVIPMILWPISIMMVLHRSVILGVDGARTNDFRPVYLAAWRFLNDFPVYAENYDTVDPHYLYPPSGTLVMAPLATLDYEDARWVFIALSTIVLVLSAYLLVRLFGYGIGGWQMPAVLLFFFSTETVTNTLVFTNFNGFVLLGLLGFLLMLRGRHDWWAGVFIGLTIAVKPVLAPLLLLALLNRQWKAIIPAAVVPLALLVIAWPMGVDSADFVHRTLPYLSEVRDYYNSSIAGNGAYFGVADWLVLLLRAAFALMAVFSLWFLYRYYRRTDELLWLTVSSGVLLTTEFLVGSLGQGYYSMLLFPLLASVLLPGSPMRNWPAWLGVYGAFAFDSFYSDRWEAFGRMMEYNKVTMGWSLIMVAVFCSLLFRYLDLRKAGAAGPLLEEWPRRHRAAEDADAVGGDDPTPVTTVNG
- a CDS encoding alpha/beta hydrolase: MPRFSPPRGALRLAAASLAAALTLAGCATGPDPGPDLVTGDDGGSGPASTSESATASLPALTAPASELSWTDCADSAVRTYGVRPATGTRIECAVLDSPIDPADQDAGTLTVSLTRVRSASTPTQAVPVVLTTGSDFPSTLGALLLATGPGRSLLDTNPVVAVDRRGLADSSAVDCLTRDERTAIFTNGQVGRARDTAARIETLTTAAASASDGCTEALDPTQLSYSIANAAADIDTLRRAWKVDRLALLGIGEGADVVLAYTADFGGRAGRIILDTPTAFGKPAKDRARLTAGGVQSALQTFAQRCAAADSCPMGGDPAGTLARVLADARAGRLGSLSEAQALSAITTALATSPSSSATTRQVATMVADAANGDVDTLAAAAERGATLRLSDGQLLARCNDATGTVGQNEVPALITRWADQYPLTGTDTAMSLLRCSGWGTAPTSNPPSDLPVVPVVLNTTDDPVNGGQGARELNATLLRAGVTPFAVRWDGLGYSTLANSTCAAALVTDYLGTTPLSGPTERDCPT
- a CDS encoding pyrimidine reductase family protein, which codes for MFSELKATHITSGSVDDPATLRALADLYPYPPTSSSPPGTGTPWFRVNFVSSIDGAVTRNGKSGDLAGPGDRAVFRVLRALADVVVVGARTALTEGYRQPQPDDVFVAARRRDGQAPAPTLALVSRSLGIPTDYSPLAHPDTVIFTCEAAPADRRRALTDAGATVVSCGEDTVDPELLIRECGERGWGRVLCEGGPSLFGSALAAGVVDELCHTTSPMLVAGGAGRIANGPALASQRSMRPVTVVADDDGFVFTRWVREPAR
- the zapE gene encoding cell division protein ZapE: MVARLCDRNPSISPDALVDDMVPPSTFDHVSFDSYIPDPNEPSQAQAVAKARDFVARASKVRGKKKGFFSRNKEPQHGVGLYLDGGFGVGKTHLLASIYHSMPAPKSFATFVEVTHVVGALGFTNAVDRLSEHTVLCIDEFELDDPGDTMLVSRLLTELSARGVSIVATSNTLPGQLGEGRFAAQDFLREIRKLSGIFETIRVDGPDYRHRDLPPAPEPRTEAELVSVAEATPGATLDSFDDLCKHLATLHPSKYKALVDGVSLVCIDGVHPAPDQTVALRIVVLADRLYDADIPVTVAGSKLDEIFTDEMINGGYRKKYLRATSRLLALSRFAESKV
- a CDS encoding GNAT family N-acetyltransferase, whose amino-acid sequence is MAEAVARVAAITFPLACPPHCTDEDIAAFIANNFAPASFVRHIENPDSDVLVAREDGEVVGYSLVHHTAPSNPDVVAVVTDRPASEISKLYVLPGHHGSAVAAALMTAALAASRDRGSVVAWLGVNQHNHRAQRFYAKSGFTRVGEKTFDLNGNVEHDYVLSRHLTF